The following proteins are co-located in the Verrucomicrobiota bacterium genome:
- a CDS encoding tagaturonate epimerase family protein, whose translation MVALNREGNFVIEVSIDETDSPQTPTELFLILSMIAAEKVPAQSIAPKFTGRFNKCIQYVCDLDQFEKEFEEDLFVIAFAIREFRLPDSLKLSVHSGSDLFAIYPAINPPIKRHDAGLHVKTVGTTWLEEVIGLAESGGGLTITEEVYA comes from the coding sequence ATCGTTGCGCTCAATAGAGAGGGAAACTTCGTCATAGAGGTATCCATCGACGAAACCGACTCTCCACAAACACCAACCGAACTTTTCCTCATCCTGTCGATGATTGCAGCGGAAAAGGTTCCAGCCCAGTCTATCGCACCTAAATTTACCGGACGGTTTAACAAGTGCATTCAATACGTGTGTGACCTCGACCAGTTTGAGAAGGAATTTGAAGAGGACCTGTTTGTCATCGCGTTTGCGATTAGAGAGTTTCGCCTTCCGGATTCACTGAAACTCAGTGTCCACTCGGGTTCCGATCTGTTCGCTATCTATCCAGCCATCAACCCACCGATCAAGAGGCACGATGCTGGACTCCACGTCAAAACGGTCGGCACGACTTGGTTAGAGGAAGTCATCGGCTTGGCCGAATCGGGGGGAGGTCTTACCATTACTGAGGAAGTCTACGCATGA